The nucleotide sequence CCACCCTCGACTTACCTTATCCGCCACATCCGCAAAATGTTCTATTGGTTTAATTATACTGGCTATAATCAATCTGTCGATGACAATTATCACCACAAAGAAGAATACGCTGTATATTATAGAAAACAGGACAAGGGCCTTTCTTGCATTCTGTATCGGGACGTCAGCAGGTACATAGACGGCAGCAACAGTCTGAATCTCGCCCACCTTCCAGCCATAACCATTGGTTGTCCCATATTTCTCCTGCACCTCAGGAGGCGCAAATGCAGGGTCACCGTGGCATCTGAGACAGTCCGGTTTTACCTCCACCGGCCTCATTACCACATAGAAGCTGCTTGCGCCTATCTGTTTATAACCCCTCCATTCCTTTGTTAGTTTGCCTGCCCGAAACCCTTCTATTTTCTCCCTTTCAAAATCATCGGCCTTGTATACGAGGTTCAGGGGATTAAGGGTTGCCTCCTTAAAGGAGTAATTCGGAAGCTTTTCCCTGATCCTTTTTTCTATACCCTTTGCCACAAAGGTGGCAGACATAGCCTCAACAACGAACTTGGTTGGCAGCTCTTTGGTGACCACAGGCCTAAGGACTTCGCCCGTGTATTTCCTTGCTCCTTCCATCGCAGCCAGCATGATATTTGACTCCTCAAGTATCTCCCTTACCGCATTCTGTTTAAGAATGTAATAACTCCCCAGAATTATAACGGGAAGAGAAAGAACATAAACAATTAGCATAATGACTGTAAACCTTGCCCTTAACTTAAGGTTTTTAAGCATTCAATGTTACCTCCCTTATTGAGCTTACACGCCATGATAAAGTTTTTTATTTTATCCCCCTTCTATATTTTGCCCTAAAGGCCTCCTGTTGTTTAGCAGGCAGCTCCTTTATAAGAGACTCTAATAAATAGGAATAATCCTCCGATGGCATGGGTTTCCCCCGGCTGGAGGATATTTCAGAGAAGATATTATCTACAATCATTTTCCCTATAGGTCCAATTAAATCTATAAACTCTTCTTCAACATCCGTAATCACGGAAGGCTGGATGTTGACACCATGTGTTGAAGGTATTCCTGCGTCAACCTCCATAGCACTCATTCCTGTATGCGCTATAAGCTTCTCAGTTAAAGGTGTGCTGGATTTTGTGGGGGGTTTCACGCCCCTTACAAAGAAATGCTCAAGCGGAACTATGCTGTCTAATTTCTTAAGACATTCTTCATCTTTGCACGTGCCAAGATTTAGAGAGACAACCTCACCGCTGCCGAAATAAATCTTAAGGAGATGGCTTTCACCCTCTACTTTAATCGAAAGAAGCCCTGAATCCTTTGTCCGTATATATTTTGTTATAATATCCGATAGATTCATCAGCCTCCTTAAGCATCTTTAAATTGAGGGATCATAACCTAAAAAATACTTATCAGTCCTGATTCAACAGCCCCATAGGCTTTTTATAGTATATATGGTAACTACTACAAGTTGGAAAGTCAAGGAATGCTATAACAATAATTGCGAAGAGGAAACTTTCTGTAAAGGAGGAGTGACGACAATACTACAAATTAAGCAATGCTAACGCTTTTCTCAGTAAACTAAGCCCCTTTATCTCCTCATCTATCAATGGGAACCGAAGCACAGGAAGGTTAAATTTCTTATGGCTTTCCATCAGATACCGCATCTGCATTATCAAACGGCAGGCTCTTCTTGCCGTTTTTATGAAGCAGATAGGCATTTTGTTTTCCATAAATGCCTATCTGCTCTATATCTTCTCTTTGAATAACTTGTGACCGGTTGATTTTGCAAACCATACAAGGGAAAGCATTACAGGCACTTCAATCAGAGGGCCTATAACCGTTGCGAGCGCGACGGTCGGGTTAAATGCGGTAATCGCTATTGCGATTGCTATCTCAAAGTCCCTCCCTGTTGCGTTAAATCCTACAGCTACAGAATCCTTGTAATTAAGTCCAAGCTTCCAGCCTGTAAGGTAAACGACAACGAACATAATCCAGAAAAAGAGCGTCATCGGAATTGCCAACTGCACAATAAACATCGGTTTTTCAAGAATCAAGTCTCCTTTCAATGCAAACATCACAACCAAAGTGAATAAAAGCCCGATGATTGACATCGTATCAAGATAAAACTTCAGCTTATGGAACCACTCCTCGCCAAACCTTTTTACTCCTAAAAACCTTGTCAGCATTCCTGCAATAAGCGGAATGCCAAGGTACAAAAGTACGCTTTCGCCAACAACCCATACATCAAAATCAACATCGCCTAAAAGTAGTTTTGCATAGACAGGAATCAATATCATCTGAATTATGGAGTTCAGCGCAACCAGTATTATTGCCAGCGGCCCATTGCCTGCTGAAAGGTAGGTGAATACAATAACCATTGCAATGCACGGAGCGAGTCCGTAAAGGACAAGCCCGGTGTAGAGGTCGGGTTCACCGCTCAGGAATATTTTTGAGAGCAGGAGCATAAAAAACGGCGCGACTGCATAGTTAAAGAACATGACGATGAGCAATTGTTTCGGAGATTTTGCAGCCTTTCCCAAATCCTCAAACTTGATATTTGCCATAGCCGGATACATCATCATAAAGAGACCGACTACAACACCAAGTGCAAGGATATTTGGTATGGTGAACTCATAAGCGCCGTGAAATATGAATTTGATAGCAGAAATCGGAGGTGTGAGTTCAAAGTTTGAAATCCCGTACCACTTACCGACGGCAATGCCGATAATCATACTTGCGATAACAAATACCGGCAGAAGCCTGAAGTTGTGAAGTTTTTCAAACAATCCTCTGAGCATCTCTTACCTCCGCAATAAATTTAATTATCCTCTCTTTTATCGCAGCTCTTGTTTTTCTGAATTCATTTATGATTTTCTCCTCCGAACCGATGGTCCCCACAGGGTCGGCTATCGGCCAGTGGATGCGCCTTATCTCAGGAGGAGTCCATGGGCATGATTCCTCAGCGCTGCCGCAGAGAGTGATGACAATATCCATTTTTCTCAGGAGAGATTCGTCTATGCTTTTTGATTCTTGTTTTGATATGTCTATCCCTATCTCTTTCATTACCGAAACAGCTCTTGGATGCAAACCTGCAGCCATAAGCCCTGCGCTGAATGGTTCTATTAAGCCGCTACCGAATTCCCTTGCAAGCCCTTCTGCCATCTGACTTCTGCAAGAATTCCCTGTGCACAGAAACATTACTTTAAGCATTTCCAC is from Nitrospirota bacterium and encodes:
- a CDS encoding DUF3365 domain-containing protein yields the protein MLKNLKLRARFTVIMLIVYVLSLPVIILGSYYILKQNAVREILEESNIMLAAMEGARKYTGEVLRPVVTKELPTKFVVEAMSATFVAKGIEKRIREKLPNYSFKEATLNPLNLVYKADDFEREKIEGFRAGKLTKEWRGYKQIGASSFYVVMRPVEVKPDCLRCHGDPAFAPPEVQEKYGTTNGYGWKVGEIQTVAAVYVPADVPIQNARKALVLFSIIYSVFFFVVIIVIDRLIIASIIKPIEHFADVADKVSRGWFDKEFIVNTNDEIRTIADAFTRMKVSLAKAMAIMRKK
- a CDS encoding arsenic resistance protein, whose product is MLRGLFEKLHNFRLLPVFVIASMIIGIAVGKWYGISNFELTPPISAIKFIFHGAYEFTIPNILALGVVVGLFMMMYPAMANIKFEDLGKAAKSPKQLLIVMFFNYAVAPFFMLLLSKIFLSGEPDLYTGLVLYGLAPCIAMVIVFTYLSAGNGPLAIILVALNSIIQMILIPVYAKLLLGDVDFDVWVVGESVLLYLGIPLIAGMLTRFLGVKRFGEEWFHKLKFYLDTMSIIGLLFTLVVMFALKGDLILEKPMFIVQLAIPMTLFFWIMFVVVYLTGWKLGLNYKDSVAVGFNATGRDFEIAIAIAITAFNPTVALATVIGPLIEVPVMLSLVWFAKSTGHKLFKEKI
- a CDS encoding arsenate reductase ArsC — translated: MLKVMFLCTGNSCRSQMAEGLAREFGSGLIEPFSAGLMAAGLHPRAVSVMKEIGIDISKQESKSIDESLLRKMDIVITLCGSAEESCPWTPPEIRRIHWPIADPVGTIGSEEKIINEFRKTRAAIKERIIKFIAEVRDAQRIV